A stretch of Caenibius tardaugens NBRC 16725 DNA encodes these proteins:
- a CDS encoding type II toxin-antitoxin system VapC family toxin, producing MILVDSTIWVDHLRRTDPALVERLNAGVVFIHPFIIGEIALGSLRQRDVVLSSLRGLPGATQATDDEVQTFIEQQPLYSLGIGYIDAHLLTSVRLTPGMRLWTRDRRLNEIATRLGVAEVAEH from the coding sequence ATGATCCTGGTCGACAGCACGATTTGGGTCGACCACTTGCGGCGGACTGATCCAGCGCTCGTAGAGCGGCTGAATGCAGGTGTTGTATTCATCCACCCGTTCATCATCGGCGAGATCGCGCTAGGCAGTCTGCGCCAGCGGGATGTGGTGCTATCCAGCTTGCGCGGGCTGCCAGGAGCAACGCAAGCGACCGACGATGAGGTGCAGACCTTCATTGAGCAGCAGCCCCTGTACAGCCTCGGCATCGGTTACATCGACGCGCACCTCCTTACGTCCGTACGGCTCACCCCAGGAATGCGGCTGTGGACACGAGACCGGAGACTGAATGAAATCGCGACACGTCTCGGCGTGGCAGAAGTCGCCGAACATTGA